The proteins below come from a single Necator americanus strain Aroian chromosome V, whole genome shotgun sequence genomic window:
- a CDS encoding hypothetical protein (NECATOR_CHRV.G19764.T1) translates to MFLDFEAAFDSPHQSRLLEVLCCNGVPGKFVRFLYDMIQRTTAAVRTPARCKTPFEMITGKTQKVVAGPILFNFNIEHYVMVKLNKIGPAIMRRTYVDIAVIFRKSSTINLVSKMAAAYGPRLRPDKWKQIWVSSRPRTPGIRVDGQRTELVDEFCYLGCTPKNNGSYENDVQQRCAKVISALKSLTKPLWSTPLTNEVKLRVYLSTIRSISIYGSKTWAAPSTVMERLDCTERKLLRGLLGYFWPRVCLNEDLYAETDVV, encoded by the exons atgtttctggactttgaagccgctttcgactctcctcatcaaAGCCGTCTTCTTGAAGTGCTTTGCTGcaatggagtaccaggaaagttcgttcgctttcTTTATGACATGATTCAACGAACAACAGCTGCAGTTCGAACCCCAGCCAGATGTAAAACACCGTTTGAGATGATAACTGGAAAAACACAAAAGGTAGTGGCAGGACCCATCTTGTTCAATTTCAACATCGAACATTATGTGATggtgaaattgaacaaaatagGCCCTGcgattatgcgaagaaca TACGTTGACATTGCTGTTATATTTCGGAAAAGCAGTACAATCAACCTTGTATCAAAGatggctgcagcctacggaccaCGTCTACGCCCAGATAAATGGAAACAGATATgggtctcttcgagacctcgaaccccgggaatcagggtggacggacaacggACTGAACTCgttgatgagttctgttacctgggctgtacgccgAAGAataatggcagctacgagaacgatgttcagcaaagatgcgctaaggttATTTCTGCACTTAAATCCTTAACGAAACCCCTTTGGTCAACCCCTCttaccaacgaagtcaagctgcgagtttACCTATCCACAATTCGCTCAATCAGTATTTATGGATCaaagacttgggcagcaccatctacggtcatggagaggcttgattgcacggaacgaaaacTGCTTAGAGGGCttcttggctacttttggcctagggtatgcctaaatgaagatctttacgcagaaactGATGTGGTATAA
- a CDS encoding hypothetical protein (NECATOR_CHRV.G19765.T1), translating to MKRCSPVLDTPMPVGEANLTTWRDHFNTLLNRQLSSAPEHEHIRRPSYVDNEEPLTESEFGSSLYSKHENGKSGGDESISAKMLKYLPPSGIREMTKIIRSVWIDERTLIRYHKVNERILFNRVKKTRMNDVQRASCLSSCPI from the coding sequence atgaaaagatgttctccagtcctcGACACTCCCATgcctgtcggtgaagcaaacCTTACAACTTGGAGAGATCACTTCAataccttgctgaaccggcagcTTTCATCTGCTCCTGAACACGAACACATTCGTAGGCCGTCATATGTGGATAACGAGGAACCACTGACCGAGTCGGAGTtcggttctagtctgtattcaaaacatgaaaatggaaaatctggtggagacgagaGTATAAGCgcaaaaatgctgaaatatcttcctccgtctgggattcgtgaaatgacaaagatcatccgttcagtatggatagacgaaaggaccCTAATACGCTATCATAAGGTTAATGAGCGGATTCTCTTCAATCGAGTTAAAAAAACGCGAATGAATGACGTGCAACGAGCAAGCTGTCTTTCGTCCTGTCCGATCTAG
- a CDS encoding hypothetical protein (NECATOR_CHRV.G19766.T3): protein MGVSRTGEHLFILPQYCSSKTYAYRAEITSGSDGKELYKRVLREEKNYHITHIKTKSLYSSFRVIARLYRVAFKREPVDITESKPVSDKSLFLAVLFLWTLFATKGWTDILRVT, encoded by the exons ATGGGAGTGTCgaggactggagaacatcttttcattttgccacAATACTGTTCTAGTAAAACATACGCTTACC GTG CTGAAATCACCAGTGGCTCGGACGGGAAGGAATTATAC aaacgagtgttgagagaagaaaagaactatCACATCACACATATTAAAACCAAG tcaCTCTATTCATCTTTTCGTGTGATTGCTCGCTTATACC GGGTCGCTTTCAAAAGAGAGCCTGTTGACATTACGGAATCGAAACCGGTATCAGACAAAAG TTTATTTCTGGCTGTCTTGTTTCTGTGGACTCTTTTTGCTACAAAAG gCTGGACGGACATCCTCCGCGTTACGTAG
- a CDS encoding hypothetical protein (NECATOR_CHRV.G19766.T1), with the protein MTLLYPSTPSDQESVLWENKFPCATFDKPRHSSISISSIPSCATLLITFKFLTNYFSKGVAFKREPVDITESKPVSDKSLFLAVLFLWTLFATKALFQSQSSPQLFGFFVYFQRLDGHPPRYVGKWRT; encoded by the exons ATGACTCTTCTATACCCTTCAACACCATCTGACCAAGAGTCGGTACTTTGGGAGAATAAGTttccatgtgcgactttcgataaacctcggcat TCCTCCATATCTATATCCTCTATACCCTCGTGTGCAACATTGTTGATAACCTTCAAATTTCTGACAAACTATTTTTCGAAAGGGGTCGCTTTCAAAAGAGAGCCTGTTGACATTACGGAATCGAAACCGGTATCAGACAAAAG TTTATTTCTGGCTGTCTTGTTTCTGTGGACTCTTTTTGCTACAAAAG cgCTGTTTCAATCGCAGTCTTCTCCACAactatttggattttttgtttattttcaaaggCTGGACGGACATCCTCCGCGTTACGTAGGAAAATGGAGAACTTGA
- a CDS encoding hypothetical protein (NECATOR_CHRV.G19767.T1) produces the protein MDPCSLGTVNVTSNGHQALDCYPELMFNLKPPYQEDGAPIHKARGLVDFESKTLLKTSSLCGFFKKVFEKGWDELERYSYVSQSMASRNASRPVSIKGGSEEGDIAETLATNKGL, from the exons ATGGACCCCTGCTCGCTTGGTACAGTGAATGTCACGAGCAATGGGCATCAAGCATTAGATTGCTACCCTGAGCTAATGTTCAATTTGAAACCGCCCTACCAGGAGGACGGAGCCCCAATTCACAAGGCAAGG GGTCTGGTCGATTTTGAAAGCAAAACTCTGCTCAAAACCTCATCGCTCTGTGGATTCTTCAAGAAAGTCTTCGAGAAGGGATGGGACGAGCTCGAACGCTATTCTTACGTGTCACAGTCGATGGCTTCCCGAAACGCCTCAAGGCCTGTATCGATCAAAGGAG gctctgaagaaggcgatattgccgaaacgttagccacgaataaaggattataa
- a CDS encoding hypothetical protein (NECATOR_CHRV.G19766.T4) codes for MEKKRVLREEKNYHITHIKTKSLYSSFRVIARLYRVAFKREPVDITESKPVSDKSLFLAVLFLWTLFATKALFQSQSSPQLFGFFVYFQRLDGHPPRYVGKWRT; via the exons ATGGAAAAG aaacgagtgttgagagaagaaaagaactatCACATCACACATATTAAAACCAAG tcaCTCTATTCATCTTTTCGTGTGATTGCTCGCTTATACC GGGTCGCTTTCAAAAGAGAGCCTGTTGACATTACGGAATCGAAACCGGTATCAGACAAAAG TTTATTTCTGGCTGTCTTGTTTCTGTGGACTCTTTTTGCTACAAAAG cgCTGTTTCAATCGCAGTCTTCTCCACAactatttggattttttgtttattttcaaaggCTGGACGGACATCCTCCGCGTTACGTAGGAAAATGGAGAACTTGA
- a CDS encoding hypothetical protein (NECATOR_CHRV.G19766.T2), with amino-acid sequence MEKKRVLREEKNYHITHIKTKSLYSSFRVIARLYRVAFKREPVDITESKPVSDKSLFLAVLFLWTLFATKGWTDILRVT; translated from the exons ATGGAAAAG aaacgagtgttgagagaagaaaagaactatCACATCACACATATTAAAACCAAG tcaCTCTATTCATCTTTTCGTGTGATTGCTCGCTTATACC GGGTCGCTTTCAAAAGAGAGCCTGTTGACATTACGGAATCGAAACCGGTATCAGACAAAAG TTTATTTCTGGCTGTCTTGTTTCTGTGGACTCTTTTTGCTACAAAAG gCTGGACGGACATCCTCCGCGTTACGTAG
- a CDS encoding hypothetical protein (NECATOR_CHRV.G19768.T2) — protein sequence MLPTAEVKKHAKQSLELAKIGKGPSELQNGKEFYKYMFTNHPDLRRYFKGAESFTADDVEKSERFEKQGQRILLAVHILADTFDDDMTFRAYARETVNRHRQYKMDPELWSAFFTVLVNFLASRGSVSDEQKKAWEQLGKVFNEECQSHLTSLGLPHC from the exons ATGCTACCCACCGCTGAAGTAAAGAAGCACGCCAAGCAATCTCTAGAACTCGCAAAAATCGGAAAAGGACCAAGCGAGCTCCAGAATGGAAAGGAGTTCTACAAATA CATGTTCACTAACCATCCTGATCTCCGCCGCTATTTCAAAGGTGCTGAATCCTTCACAGCAGAtgatgtggaaaaaagtgagag GTTCGAAAAGCAAGGTCAGCGTATTCTTCTTGCAGTGCACATCCTTGCAGATACATTCGATGAC GACATGACATTCCGTGCATATGCTCGTGAAACCGTCAACAGACATCGTCAATACAAGATGGACCCTGAACTGTGGAGT GCTTTTTTCACCGTGCTGGTGAACTTCCTTGCGTCTCGTGGATCAGTTTCGGATGAGCAGAAGAAGGCGTGGGAACAACTCGGGAAAGTGTTCAACGAAGAGTGCCAAAGTCACTTGACATCCCTTGGTTTACCACATTGTTAG